One Budorcas taxicolor isolate Tak-1 chromosome 13, Takin1.1, whole genome shotgun sequence DNA window includes the following coding sequences:
- the LOC128058878 gene encoding 39S ribosomal protein L40, mitochondrial-like: protein MAAAALGAAWRALRPASGLLGARPTQTGDARRRASLLSFWGFVPMRAEPLRKKKVDPEKDQAAKERLKKRIRRLEKATQELIPVEECITPVKVLNQARQRPLMQLPLEESERSALLLKKWSLYKQREHELERAAIASLLEAQREAVHELELTAPELHAEAIKREPSLFPFERQGPDYTPPIANYQPPEGRYQDITKVYTQEEFKR, encoded by the coding sequence ATGGCGGCCGCGGCGCTGGGGGCGGCCTGGCGCGCGCTGCGCCCCGCGAGCGGGCTCCTGGGGGCGCGGCCGACGCAGACCGGGGACGCGCGGCGGCGGGCCTCCCTGCTGTCTTTCTGGGGATTTGTGCCCATGAGAGCGGAGCCTCTGCGGAAGAAGAAGGTGGATCCCGAGAAAGACCAGGCGGCGAAGGAGCGCTTGAAAAAGAGGATCCGGCGGCTGGAGAAGGCGACCCAGGAGCTGATTCCCGTTGAGGAATGTATCACCCCCGTCAAGGTCTTGAATCAAGCGAGACAGCGGCCGCTGATGCAGCTCCCCTTGGAGGAGAGCGAGCGGAGCGCCCTGCTCCTGAAGAAGTGGTCGCTGTACAAGCAGCGCGAGCACGAGCTGGAGAGGGCCGCCATCGCATCCCTGCTCGAGGCCCAGCGGGAAGCTGTGCATGAGCTGGAGCTCACGGCCCCGGAGCTCCATGCCGAGGCCATCAAGCGAGAGCCCAGCCTGTTTCCTTTCGAGAGACAAGGGCCAGACTACACGCCGCCCATCGCCAACTACCAGCCCCCAGAAGGCAGGTACCAAGACATCACCAAGGTGTATACACAGGAGGAGTTCAAGAGGTAG